Genomic DNA from Methanosarcina sp. MTP4:
TTACTGGATTTGGATCTCCATTATGGATTGGATTATCCATTCCTGAACCGTCTGGCATTCCATCTCCTGAGTTTGGTGCTGCTGCCATAGCATTGCAACTTAATCCAATTAAGATTAGTAATCCCATTAAAATTGCAATTTTTCTCATTTTAAATCACCAATAATATTTTGTATGAGTTGGCATATTTAGCTTTCCCTAATTTGTTCGTATGAAATTAATCCACAATTGATGATGTATCTGTAGTTGTAATATTCACCACTGCATAAGGAGTTCTGACCTGTGCTGAGTTCTATATTCCCCATCCTTCTAGCCTTTCCCTTAAATGAGCATTCAAGCTAAACGGTTTATCCGCTTCAGCATTCTTCTTCATGTAATGGAGTGTACCTTTTGAGAACCCCATTTTCTTCCACTCAGTATAAGATACACTCTTAGAAAACCCCAACTGTTTCCAATCAGAATAAGGGATATTGAGCCTAATTACCTACATAAAACCCAAAACCTGCGAGGGTGCAAACAAAACCGAACCAAATACAACCGGAAAAATATTCATTTTCAGAAATCTTTTTCATTTCTTTTTGCTGAGGGCCGCCAGGCAAGCTGGCGGAGGCACCCGTTAACATCTAATTGAAAAACGGACTCCGAGCTAAAGGAAATATTCCAGATATGCTTTCTCCTGCGCGGCATGGAAAAAAATCCAGAAGCTGACGCAGCCGAAAATTCAGAACTTCTCCTCGAACACTTCTCCCCCGGATTCCTTTTCCTTGAAGATCTGCCCTTCAAACCAGTAGACTTCGGCTCCAGTAAGCCAGGCGTCGGGGGACAGGCCGGCTTTCATGCAGGTATGGCTCAGGAAATCGAGGGCATCGAAGTTGTTTTCCGGGGCGACCTGGGGTAGCAAAAGGCCCTGATAAAAGCCCTGCTTGACGATAAGCCCATGCCTTCCGATCTCGATCAGTTCGGGAAGCTCCTCGGGGATGGCATCTATTTTTTCCGGGGGCGTCAGGACAGTTACCTCTACGACAATTTCCTTCATCTCGGCTTTTCCGACTGGAGGGAACCTGGGGTCCCGGGTTGCTGCCGATATTGCGGAATCGACAATTGCCTCTTTAAGCGGGGAATCCGGGTACGGGTGTCCTATACAGCCCCTTAGCAGCCCGTGTTCGGTAAGCGTGACGAATACTCCCCTCTGTTCTTCGAAGACGGGCGAGAGGTCAAAGTCCCCCAGCGGAGGTTCAAAGTCTTCTTTTCCTGTTCCTTCAAAGTACGATTCGATGGTTGCCCTTGCAAGTTTAACTGCAGTCTTTCCTTCTGTTTCCGTAAGCATGTATGAACCAACACCCCTTGTTTGAAAATCAATAACATCAAAACATCAAAACATCAAAACATCATAACATCAAAACATCAAAACGTCAATAACATCAAAACATCAATAACACCAACAACATCAATAAATAAATAAATAAATAAATAAATAAGTAAGTAAGTAAAAAGTAAGTAAAAATTACGGAAAAAATATTCACAAAATCGTCATAGTTCTTTGGCTTCCTGGTATTTCAGGGCAGCGGCTTTCAGGGCTTCGACCCCGGGCAGGTTTTCGCCTGCAAGGTAATCGATACAGGCCCCTCCACCCGTGCTGATGTGGGAGAAACGGTCCCCCAGGCCCAGGTGAGTGACTTCTGCGGAAATGTGCCCGCCTCCTATGATGGAAAAATCGGACTTCACCGCAGCCTTGATGATCTCATGGGTCCCAAGGGCAAAATTCTCGATTTCCGAGACCCCCGCAGGCCCGTTCAGGACAACGGTTTTTGCATTTTCGATTTCATTGGAAAATTCCACAATGGTTTCCAGCCCAAGATCGTTGATCGGGAGGGAGTCGGGGCCAAGTTCTGAGACCTGCACCTCAACCCTTTTCTTTCCGTCATTAAGGGCCACATCCTTTGGAAGCCCGATCCGGTCCTCGAATTTTGCAAGTAATTCCCTTGCCAGATCTATCTGGGGTTCGTAGCCCTGGGACCTTATAAACTCCAGGTTGATTTTCCCTATGTTCACCCCGGAAGCCTCAAGGGCCACGTTTGCAACCACGCCGGTGAAAAGAACCCTGTCCGCCCCGCCGCTGGAAAGCACGTTTTTAGCCACTTTGAGGGAATCGTCCACCTTTGCCCCTCCCAGCACGAAGATGCAGGGCCTCTCCCCGCCTTTTATCCCCCTGTCCAGGGAAGTTATCTCCTTTTCCATTACCCTGCCCGCACCTGTCGGAAGGACTTCGGTAAAGCCTACCACGGAGAGGTGAGACCTGTGGGCTACCGCAAAAGCATCGTTCAGGAAAATATCCACAAAAGGTGCCAGTTTCTTTACCAGGTATGTCTCCGCATGTTCGGCCGCAGACCTGGAAAGGGTCTCTTCGGAATAGAACCTGACATTCTCGAGCATGAGGACATCCCCGTCTTCCATGGAAGCGATATGGGTCTTTGCAAAGGTCCCGAAGATATCGTCCACATATCGGACCTCCCTGCCCAGGTGCTTGCTCATCAGGTGGGCATGGGGCTTCATGACGGTGAAGTCCTGTTTCCCCGGCCTGCTCTGGTGCGCGAGCAGGACGACTTTCGCAGTTTCAAGATCCTTCAGGGTGGCAATATGGCTCCTTATCCGCATATCGTCCAGGATGTTCCCATCCGGATCCATGGGAGAGTTCAGGTCAACCCTTACAAGAATTGTCTTTCCGTCTATGTCAAAGTCATCGATTGTAAGAAAGTCTCTGGAAGTCATGTACCCTCAGCACGCCTTTGTGAATAATTAATAAAAGTCAAGATATTTATCTACGTTTTTTGTTTGCTCAGCACTGTTTACCTTTGTCTAAGGATTTTTTCCATAAATAAGTTTGTTCTAATTTAAAGCTCACGAGAGGGAGATCGATTTTATACAAGACCTTTAGAAAAAATAAAAAAATAGAGGAATGTCCGGGAAAGAAGCTTACGGGAGCTGCTTATATATCATCAGGAAAAATGCTAAAGCAGGTGGAAAGCCATGGCAGCCGTGGAAAAAAACAATGAAGATTCTGAAGAAAAAGCTGGTTTTGGAAAAGGAGCCGGTTTCGAAAAAAAAGCTGGGTTTGAAAAAGAGGTTCGGGAACTTGTGGAGACCGGATATTCGGGCGTCGAAGAAGCCATTCTTGCCTGTAAAAACTGCCCCCTCCATGAAACCGCAACCAACAAGGTAATAGGGAAAGGCTCTCGAACCCCTAAAGTGCTCTTCATAGGGGAAGCTCCCGGAAAAAACGAGGACGAAAAAGGAATCCCTTTCTGCGGAAGAGCCGGAAAAGAGCTTGACAAAATGCTGGAATATATGAAGCTTTCGGAGGAAGACTGGGCCGTGATCAACACCCTCAAATGCCGCCCCCCGGAAAACAGGAACCCGAAAAAAAGCGAGCTTGAAGCCTGCAAACCCTTCCTGGCCGCTCAGATTACCCTTCTCGACCCAAAAGTCGTAATCCTCCTGGGAAACACCGCCGAAAAAGCCTACTGCCCCGGGAAAAAAATGGAATGGGGGGTCCCCGAAAAAATTGACGGAAGGAAGGTACTGAAAATCTACCACCCAGCAGCCCTCATTTACACCCGCTCAAGGATAGAAACCCAGCACGCCCTTATAGACAAAAACAGAGGGCTCTGGGAGTGACAAGTGACAGGATAACAGAAGAAACAGGATAACAGAAGAAACAGGACAACAGAAGAAACAGGATAACAGAAGTGAAGGGAGCGACTATAGTCAAGTACCCTAATTATTTCACCAATCTCAATTTAAAGTTTAACCACAGAAAGCCCGGAAAACACGGAATAAAGGAAATAGGGGCACAATCCTTCCGTGCTTTCCGTGTCTTCCGTGGTTATAAAGCAAGTGTAAATATTTAAGTTCGGGACTATACTCGAAGGACGGGGTTTCGGAAACAGGCATTTGTTCCGGCATTATTTGTCCGGGATTTATTGTTCACAAATTATAAATAAAGCGATCCAGCTATTATTATTTGGAATTTATTCTGGAATTCCTTTGGAGGGGGGATGAAGAATGGCAATGGTAAAAATGTCTCCTGACGTGTTTTCATGTTCGGACGATCAGGGAAACATGGATATCGAAATCGACCTACCGGGAGTCGAGAAAGAAAGCATCGAGTTCAAGATGGTCGAAGACGGGTTCTTTATCA
This window encodes:
- a CDS encoding TIGR00296 family protein, with the translated sequence MLTETEGKTAVKLARATIESYFEGTGKEDFEPPLGDFDLSPVFEEQRGVFVTLTEHGLLRGCIGHPYPDSPLKEAIVDSAISAATRDPRFPPVGKAEMKEIVVEVTVLTPPEKIDAIPEELPELIEIGRHGLIVKQGFYQGLLLPQVAPENNFDALDFLSHTCMKAGLSPDAWLTGAEVYWFEGQIFKEKESGGEVFEEKF
- a CDS encoding phosphoglycerate kinase → MTSRDFLTIDDFDIDGKTILVRVDLNSPMDPDGNILDDMRIRSHIATLKDLETAKVVLLAHQSRPGKQDFTVMKPHAHLMSKHLGREVRYVDDIFGTFAKTHIASMEDGDVLMLENVRFYSEETLSRSAAEHAETYLVKKLAPFVDIFLNDAFAVAHRSHLSVVGFTEVLPTGAGRVMEKEITSLDRGIKGGERPCIFVLGGAKVDDSLKVAKNVLSSGGADRVLFTGVVANVALEASGVNIGKINLEFIRSQGYEPQIDLARELLAKFEDRIGLPKDVALNDGKKRVEVQVSELGPDSLPINDLGLETIVEFSNEIENAKTVVLNGPAGVSEIENFALGTHEIIKAAVKSDFSIIGGGHISAEVTHLGLGDRFSHISTGGGACIDYLAGENLPGVEALKAAALKYQEAKEL
- a CDS encoding uracil-DNA glycosylase family protein, producing the protein MAAVEKNNEDSEEKAGFGKGAGFEKKAGFEKEVRELVETGYSGVEEAILACKNCPLHETATNKVIGKGSRTPKVLFIGEAPGKNEDEKGIPFCGRAGKELDKMLEYMKLSEEDWAVINTLKCRPPENRNPKKSELEACKPFLAAQITLLDPKVVILLGNTAEKAYCPGKKMEWGVPEKIDGRKVLKIYHPAALIYTRSRIETQHALIDKNRGLWE